A genomic window from Glycine soja cultivar W05 chromosome 10, ASM419377v2, whole genome shotgun sequence includes:
- the LOC114370504 gene encoding germin-like protein subfamily 1 member 13: MKVVYLFVVLMALASSVAFAYDPSPLQDFCVAINDTKAGGLYGVFVNGKFCKDPKFAYADDFFFGGLGPGDTANAQGSKVTAVTVNEILGLNTLGISLARIDFAPKGLNPPHTHPRGTEILVVLEGTLYVGFVASNQNDNRLFTKVLYKGDVFVFPIGLIHFQQNVGYGNAVAIAALSSQNPGVITIANAVFGSKPPISDEVLAKAFQVDKNIVDYLQKQFGYNNKVNGEHN; encoded by the exons ATGAAGGTTGTTTACCTCTTCGTTGTGCTGATGGCTTTGGCATCATCTGTTGCCTTTGCTTATGATCCAAGCCCCCTGCAAGACTTTTGTGTCGCTATCAATGACACCAAAGCTGGTGGTCTATACGGTG TGTTCGTGAATGGAAAATTTTGCAAGGATCCTAAGTTTGCTTATGCTGATGATTTCTTCTTTGGTGGATTGGGACCCGGAGACACTGCAAACGCACAAGGATCAAAGGTGACAGCTGTCACAGTTAATGAAATATTAGGGCTCAACACACTTGGTATATCCTTGGCACGCATAGATTTTGCACCAAAAGGTTTGAACCCTCCTCACACTCATCCTCGAGGGACAGAGATTCTGGTAGTCTTGGAAGGTACCCTCTACGTTGGTTTTGTCGCGTCCAATCAAAACGACAACCGGTTATTCACCAAGGTGTTGTACAAGGGTGATGTGTTTGTGTTCCCAATAGGGCTGATTCACTTCCAGCAAAACGTAGGTTATGGAAATGCCGTGGCCATTGCTGCTCTTAGTAGCCAAAACCCTGGAGTTATTACAATTGCAAATGCTGTTTTTGGATCTAAACCTCCTATCTCTGATGAAGTTCTCGCCAAAGCTTTTCAAGTGGACAAAAACATAGTCGACTACCTTCAGAAGCAATTCGGATACAACAACAAAGTTAACGGGGAACATAATTAA
- the LOC114371156 gene encoding U11/U12 small nuclear ribonucleoprotein 48 kDa protein has protein sequence MHAGGLPLVDWILEELVRRQSRLQGVRSSMNPSPSSSSLSSTLTSLNNLITLSNHVLSLTPSPPTLNSNLIQCPFNPHHLLPPPSLFLHHLRCPSSPRPLPDLNPSPSLTYPKTLHNSPSDQLSFYLDSLSNFFYRDSPAVVAFSHADSLTRTASLTLPSFLSLQCADTYTHSIPESASFHAPILPSQYFSIARELDCWNDFPATYSSSVLRAILGLGIANDRDLTDWMIANSPRYGVVIDSSMQHHIFLLCCMCLKSILREASVSVDNQNSLVDCPVTNQALTWLASQVSILYGAANGKAFVLNFVKKCILVGASVLLLFPLGDNAASKQESQNLGTESGDPKEAKPGAQCGEKKNWILNRKISVSQVAAAVAALHERSLLEQKIKGFWFSQQPSNYQLVAEYSYLSEKANEERAKRPDYRPLIDHDSIHLPQSSNQETSREKTREELLAEERDYKRRRMSYRGKKTNQSPLQVMRYMIEDFMDQIKQAGDFESHVKMSEKSGLFPSKPPDRDIPMEANNSRKICNNSPTVTISSLRCSEQQSDSNCCDQSKSLEDAFSRDYKQRKHEHHRSHYCREDQQNADQGKYHRDRRSISPERYSSYSRSREHSSHHNKQDYYSNRKKHDNSSRIKDGWQKDTHRSHISDSFPNNAFSDRYDPSESLVICEDDISSDSKYIKSDKFYDKEGY, from the exons ATGCATGCGGGTGGCCTTCCCTTGGTTGATTGGATTTTGGAGGAGTTGGTGCGGCGGCAATCTAGATTACAGGGGGTTCGTTCTTCCATGAATCCATCTCCCAGCTCTTCTAGTCTTTCTTCCACCCTCACATCCCTCAACAACCTAATCACTCTCTCAAACCATGTTCTCTCCCTCACACCATCACCGCCAACCCTAAACTCCAACCTTATACAATGCCCTTTCAATCCCCACCACCTCCTTCCCCCTCCCTCCCTCTTCCTTCACCACCTCCGTTGCCCTTCCTCTCCTCGCCCTCTCCCCGATCTAAACCCCTCTCCCTCTCTCACTTACCCCAAAACCCTCCACAATTCTCCCTCCGATCAACTCTCTTTCTATCTTGATTCTCTCTCCAACTTCTTCTACCGCGATTCCCCCGCCGTCGTTGCTTTCTCCCATGCGGACTCCCTCACCAGAACCGCCTCCCTCACCCTTCCCTCGTTTTTATCTCTCCAATGCGCCGACACATACACTCACTCCATCCCCGAGAGCGCTTCTTTCCACGCGCCCATTCTTCCCTCTCAGTACTTCTCCATCGCGCGTGAACTCGACTGCTGGAACGATTTTCCCGCTACCTACTCCAGTTCCGTTCTTCGTGCAATTTTAGGTCTCGGAATTGCCAACGACCGTGACTTAACGGACTGGATGATAGCGAATTCGCCTCGATACGGCGTCGTTATTGATTCCTCTATGCAGCACCATATATTTTTACTATGCTGTATGTGCCTCAAGTCAATTCTGAGAGAAGCTTCCGTTTCCGTGGACAACCAAAATTCGCTCGTGGATTGCCCCGTTACGAACCAGGCTTTGACGTGGTTAGCGTCTCAGGTTTCGATTCTTTACGGTGCGGCTAACGGAAAGGCTTTTGTTCTTAATTTCGTGAAAAAATGCATTCTGGTTGGTGCTTCGGTTCTGTTGTTGTTTCCTTTAGGGGACAATGCTGCTTCAAAGCAAGAGTCCCAAAATTTAGGTACAGAGAGTGGAGACCCCAAAGAAGCGAAACCTGGTGCTCAGtgtggagaaaagaaaaattggatACTGAATAGAAAGATTTCTGTGTCCCAAGTTGCAGCGGCGGTTGCGGCACTGCACGAACGATCTTTGCTTgaacaaaaaattaagggaTTTTGGTTTTCTCAGCAGCCAAGTAACTATCAGCT GGTTGCTGAGTATTCTTATTTGTCTGAGAAAGCAAATGAAGAGCGGGCAAAGCGTCCTGATTATAGACCTCTAATTGATCATGATAGCATTCATCTTCCGCAATCATCCAACCAg GAAACATCAAGAGAAAAGACACGAGAGGAGTTGCTAGCTGAAGAAAGGGATTACAAACGTCGAAGAATGTCCTATCGTggcaagaaaacaaatcaatcaCCTCTGCAG GTAATGAGGTACATGATAGAGGATTTCATGGACCAAATCAAGCAGGCTGGGGATTTTGAGAGCCATGTGAAGATGTCTGAAAAGAGTGGGTTGTTTCCATCTAAACCTCCTGACCGTGACATTCCTATGGAAGCTAATAATTCAAGAAAGATTTGTAATAACTCTCCTACAGTTACAATCAGTAGCCTACGTTGTAGTGAGCAACAATCAGACTCTAACTGTTGTGATCAAAGTAAAAGTCTGGAGGATGCATTTTCTAGAGATTACAAACAACGGAAACATGAGCATCATAGGAGCCATTATTGCCGAGAAGATCAACAGAATGCTGACCAAGGAAAATATCATAGAGACCGTCGTTCTATAAGCCCTGAAAGGTACTCAAGTTATAGTCGATCGCGTGAGCATAGTAGTCATCATAACAAACAGGATTACTACTCAAATAGAAAGAAGCATGACAACTCATCTAGAATCAAGGATGGATGGCAAAAGGACACTCACAGGAGTCATATTTCAGATTCTTTCCCCAATAATGCATTTTCAGATCGATATGATCCTTCAGAATCTCTTGTTATCTGTGAGGATGATATCTCCTCGGACTCTAAATATATCAAGTCAGATAAATTTTACGACAAGGAAGGTTATTAG